The window TGGAAATGCCCCAGTCGTCGAGCAGTAGTTTGGCAAGCGGGTCTGCCTGGTCGCCGAAGTCGGTCACAATGAGCGGGTCTTCCATGACGATCAGAGAACCGCCTCCCGCTAGATACTCGCGCAACAATTTTTGTTCGTTTTCTGTGATTGGCTGGACGGGTCCCGCGATAATGATAAGGTCGGCGTCGTCGGGTATCTTGTTTTCGGCTGGCAGGTTGAGCGTTTTAACGGTGTAATTCTTGCTTTCCAGAATTTCTTTAGCGCGGGTCATCGAGCCGGGTTTCGTGATTGTATTCCTGCGTGTCGCGCTCGCCATGACCGATCACGCAGTAGATCGCCCTGGCCTTCCGGGGTCGATTAACCGCAATAAGGCTTCAAGATTTCTGTCTCCGATGCGGAGGCGGCGATCTCTTTGCGTCCGCTCATCTCA is drawn from Candidatus Defluviilinea gracilis and contains these coding sequences:
- a CDS encoding Gldg family protein, whose protein sequence is MTRAKEILESKNYTVKTLNLPAENKIPDDADLIIIAGPVQPITENEQKLLREYLAGGGSLIVMEDPLIVTDFGDQADPLAKLLLDDWGISINNDVVSISTAQTP